A window of the Gammaproteobacteria bacterium genome harbors these coding sequences:
- a CDS encoding type III PLP-dependent enzyme: MSSINQLPNFATVEEVVDELAPGYPVYCLRPAELKRQAHYFLETFPGRVMYAVKCNPHLAVLQALYDAGIRHFDTASLAEIALVREHLPQADCYFMHPVKPRAAIRTARRVYGVDHFVIDHEKELNKIIDVTGGGDGKVVLVRIITPVHDAQYQLSDKFGIAADEAPELLKKVHDADFQSGVAFHVGSQCRNPEAFVDGINTALDVIEAADVPVHYLDVGGGFPALYEDDRPPQLSAYFKAIEDAFDQSRLRRDCVLMCEPGRALVASGCTLLTQIQLRKDDRLYINDGVYQSLSETLMGKMKLPARLINPAREIVSKHQDFTILGPTCDNLDILPAPFYLPVDAEEGDWIEIGQTGAYSNSAATRFNGFFPETFVSVEAPPLLPQ, from the coding sequence ATGTCAAGCATAAACCAGCTACCCAACTTTGCAACGGTTGAAGAGGTCGTCGACGAACTGGCGCCGGGTTACCCGGTGTATTGCCTGCGACCTGCAGAACTGAAACGCCAGGCGCACTATTTCCTCGAAACTTTTCCGGGTCGGGTCATGTATGCGGTTAAGTGCAATCCCCACCTGGCCGTACTTCAGGCGCTTTATGACGCCGGAATCCGACATTTCGATACGGCTTCGCTGGCCGAAATCGCGTTGGTACGCGAACACTTACCCCAGGCAGATTGCTATTTCATGCACCCGGTCAAACCTCGCGCTGCAATCAGGACTGCACGACGCGTGTACGGTGTTGATCATTTTGTCATCGATCACGAGAAAGAGCTCAACAAGATCATCGATGTGACCGGAGGTGGCGATGGTAAGGTTGTACTGGTACGAATCATTACCCCGGTACACGATGCTCAATATCAGCTTTCAGACAAGTTTGGCATCGCCGCCGATGAAGCCCCGGAATTGTTGAAAAAAGTACACGATGCAGATTTTCAGTCGGGTGTCGCGTTTCACGTTGGTTCGCAATGCCGCAACCCCGAGGCCTTCGTGGACGGGATCAACACCGCGCTTGACGTGATCGAGGCGGCCGATGTGCCGGTTCACTACCTCGATGTCGGTGGTGGTTTTCCAGCCCTGTACGAAGACGATCGCCCACCCCAGCTAAGCGCCTACTTTAAGGCGATCGAGGATGCTTTCGATCAGTCCCGTCTGCGGCGCGACTGTGTTTTGATGTGTGAACCGGGACGCGCCCTGGTTGCCAGTGGGTGCACCCTGCTGACGCAGATTCAGCTGCGCAAGGATGACAGGCTCTATATCAACGACGGCGTTTATCAAAGCCTGTCCGAAACCCTGATGGGCAAGATGAAACTGCCTGCGCGGTTGATCAACCCGGCGCGTGAAATTGTGTCCAAGCACCAGGATTTTACGATCCTGGGTCCGACCTGCGATAACCTTGATATTTTACCCGCACCATTTTATCTTCCAGTTGACGCCGAGGAGGGCGACTGGATAGAAATCGGTCAAACCGGGGCTTACAGTAATTCAGCTGCAACCCGCTTCAATGGCTTCTTTCCGGAAACCTTCGTGTCGGTGGAGGCGCCACCGTTGTTACCGCAGTGA